One segment of Nostoc piscinale CENA21 DNA contains the following:
- the rlmN gene encoding 23S rRNA (adenine(2503)-C(2))-methyltransferase RlmN, which yields MSVTPSISQVDSPATEKLAIPPLLGASVSELTAWVQQQGQPAYRGKQLHDWIYHQQVRSLADISVFPKQWRTEIADIPIGRSTIHYRKVAPDGTVKYLLQLADGQIIETVGIPADKRLTVCVSTQVGCPMACDFCATGKGGYKRNLARHEIVDQVLTVQADFQERVSNVVFMGMGEPLLNTDNVLAALTSLNQDVGIGQRMLTVSTVGIRDRIRQFAQHHLQVTLAVSLHAPNQALREQLIPSARPYPLEDLLAECREYVALTGRRVTFEYILLAGVNDLPEHALELAQHLRGFQSHVNLIPYNPIQEVDYQRPSRDRIQAFVNILQQQKIAVSVRYSRGLEADAACGQLRMNKK from the coding sequence ATGTCTGTTACGCCATCCATTTCTCAAGTTGACTCACCCGCCACGGAAAAATTAGCAATTCCTCCCTTACTCGGTGCTTCGGTTAGCGAGTTAACTGCTTGGGTACAGCAGCAGGGACAGCCGGCTTACCGGGGTAAACAGTTACATGATTGGATTTATCATCAGCAGGTGCGATCGCTCGCTGATATTTCCGTTTTTCCAAAACAATGGCGTACAGAAATTGCAGATATTCCCATTGGTCGTTCTACCATCCATTACCGCAAAGTTGCACCGGATGGTACAGTCAAATATCTACTGCAACTAGCTGATGGACAAATTATTGAAACTGTAGGTATTCCCGCCGATAAACGATTAACTGTCTGTGTTTCTACTCAGGTGGGTTGTCCGATGGCTTGTGATTTCTGTGCTACTGGTAAAGGTGGCTACAAACGCAACCTCGCCCGTCACGAAATCGTCGATCAGGTGTTAACTGTCCAAGCAGATTTTCAAGAACGAGTTAGCAATGTGGTGTTCATGGGTATGGGTGAACCGTTGCTAAATACAGATAATGTCTTAGCCGCCTTGACATCGTTAAATCAAGATGTGGGTATTGGACAACGGATGCTAACTGTTTCTACAGTGGGAATCCGCGATCGCATTCGTCAATTCGCCCAACATCATTTGCAAGTTACCCTAGCGGTGAGTCTCCACGCCCCTAACCAAGCCCTCAGAGAACAACTCATTCCCAGCGCCCGCCCCTATCCTCTAGAAGATTTATTGGCGGAATGTCGGGAATATGTAGCCCTTACAGGCCGCCGTGTGACTTTTGAATATATCTTGTTGGCTGGTGTCAACGATTTACCAGAACATGCCTTAGAACTAGCACAACATCTCCGGGGCTTCCAAAGCCATGTTAATTTGATTCCCTATAACCCAATTCAAGAAGTAGATTATCAACGCCCTAGCCGCGATCGCATCCAAGCTTTTGTTAACATTCTTCAACAACAAAAAATTGCTGTAAGTGTACGTTATTCTCGCGGTTTAGAAGCTGATGCTGCTTGTGGACAATTGAGAATGAACAAAAAGTAA
- a CDS encoding ATP-binding protein, translated as MVQPLTILIIDDSPEDREAYRRYLLQDQEYNYNILESASGEKALEVYRQFPTDCILLDFLLPDMDGLEFLAELSKLAKPVPAVVMLTGYGNEAIAVQAMKSGVHDYLVKGQTTAGRLHSTIHSAVAQVKLRQELQQSEARLRESQQFIERIAETTPGILYVYDLLEQRNLYLNGQVNRLLGYTSQQVQDLGKEFLIQIMYPDDLPLFFLHLQKVATIQDNEILEFEYRMRHANGQWCWFYSRDTVFTRNEDGSPRQIVGTAYDITARKHHEVALQKSETKFRRIVESNVIGIYFGDFSGLIYEANDAFLELLDYSRAELIAGNLRWDALTPSEYHSLDQQQVEELQTSGVCVPFEKEYFRKDGQRVPVLVGIARIDDTDQRGYSVCFVLDLTQRKLVEAERQRLLQLEQAARAEAEAANRAKDEFVAMVSHDLRSPLNSILGWTQLLRTRKLSPENINHALETIERNAQSQAKLLEDLLNMSRILRGKLQLELRQVHLGSIVSQAIQTAYPTAQEKNIDLKSVIDQSISTISGDCDRLLQVLGNLLSNAIKFTPNGGSIDVKLLRQESYVEITVTDTGIGISPEFLPYVFERYCQDDRTHKQGGLGLGLAIARYLIELHGGTIQAISLGEGQGSTFSIKLPLK; from the coding sequence AACCGCTAACCATTTTAATTATTGATGATTCCCCTGAAGACCGTGAGGCTTATCGTCGCTATCTGCTGCAAGACCAGGAATATAATTACAATATTCTCGAATCCGCATCAGGAGAGAAAGCCTTAGAAGTATATCGCCAATTCCCGACAGACTGCATTTTATTAGATTTTTTGTTGCCAGATATGGATGGGCTAGAATTTTTGGCAGAATTGTCAAAACTAGCCAAGCCAGTTCCAGCCGTGGTGATGTTGACTGGGTATGGTAATGAAGCCATTGCTGTTCAAGCGATGAAAAGTGGGGTTCATGATTATTTAGTCAAAGGACAAACAACAGCAGGACGTTTGCATTCAACCATTCACTCAGCAGTCGCACAAGTCAAGTTGCGTCAAGAACTACAGCAAAGTGAAGCACGCTTGCGCGAAAGTCAGCAGTTCATCGAACGCATTGCGGAAACAACCCCAGGAATTTTGTATGTTTATGATTTGCTAGAACAGCGCAATCTGTATCTGAATGGTCAAGTTAATAGATTGCTTGGTTATACTTCCCAGCAAGTTCAAGATTTGGGGAAGGAATTTTTGATACAGATAATGTATCCCGATGATTTGCCTTTATTCTTTTTACATCTGCAAAAAGTTGCCACAATTCAAGATAACGAAATTTTGGAATTTGAATACCGGATGCGTCATGCCAATGGCCAATGGTGTTGGTTTTACAGTCGAGATACGGTATTCACAAGAAATGAAGATGGTTCGCCACGTCAAATTGTCGGTACAGCTTATGATATTACTGCTCGCAAACATCATGAAGTTGCATTGCAAAAAAGTGAAACCAAGTTTCGTAGAATTGTTGAGTCAAATGTTATTGGCATTTATTTTGGTGATTTTAGTGGTCTGATTTATGAAGCTAATGATGCTTTTTTAGAATTGTTAGACTACAGTCGTGCAGAATTAATCGCCGGAAATCTGCGTTGGGATGCTTTAACTCCATCAGAATATCACTCTCTTGATCAGCAACAAGTAGAAGAATTGCAGACTTCTGGTGTTTGTGTTCCTTTTGAGAAGGAATATTTTCGCAAAGATGGTCAGCGTGTGCCGGTGCTGGTTGGAATTGCGCGAATTGATGATACAGATCAGAGAGGTTATAGTGTTTGCTTTGTGCTGGATCTCACTCAACGCAAACTTGTAGAAGCAGAACGTCAGCGATTGTTGCAATTAGAACAAGCCGCCCGTGCAGAAGCGGAAGCGGCTAACCGTGCTAAAGATGAGTTTGTGGCAATGGTATCCCATGATTTACGATCGCCTTTGAATTCCATTTTAGGTTGGACACAGTTACTGCGGACTAGAAAGTTGAGTCCAGAAAATATCAACCACGCCCTCGAAACAATTGAACGCAATGCCCAATCTCAGGCAAAACTTTTAGAAGACTTGCTGAATATGTCTCGAATTCTGCGAGGCAAGTTACAACTAGAATTGAGACAAGTTCATTTAGGCTCAATTGTCAGTCAAGCTATTCAGACTGCTTACCCCACTGCCCAAGAGAAGAACATTGATCTAAAATCTGTGATTGATCAGTCCATATCAACCATAAGTGGGGATTGCGATCGCTTGCTGCAAGTTTTAGGTAATTTACTCTCCAACGCCATTAAATTCACCCCAAACGGCGGAAGTATAGATGTAAAACTATTGCGTCAAGAATCTTATGTTGAAATTACTGTGACTGATACAGGTATTGGAATTAGCCCAGAATTTTTACCTTATGTATTTGAACGCTACTGCCAAGATGATCGCACTCACAAACAAGGCGGTTTAGGCTTGGGTTTAGCGATCGCTCGTTATTTAATAGAACTGCACGGTGGCACAATCCAAGCTATCAGTCTGGGCGAAGGACAGGGTTCTACCTTTAGTATTAAACTACCTTTGAAATGA